The Falco cherrug isolate bFalChe1 chromosome 6, bFalChe1.pri, whole genome shotgun sequence genome window below encodes:
- the E2F6 gene encoding transcription factor E2F6, whose amino-acid sequence MASPAKWERLRPLRPDTLRVSEPPMINLNVDNDVQFVRKTLKVKKPRFDASLVYLTRKFMDLVKTAPDGVLDLNEVATTLGVRKRRVYDITNVLDGIHLIQKRSKNLIQWVGSNLDQVVGKAPEQQNLKDELSDLSAMEEALDELIKDCAHQLFELTDDKENAKLAYVTYQDIRSIQAFQEQIVIAIKAPEETKLEIPVPKEDCIEVHVKSTKGPIDVYLCEVEKEKPGAKTFEDTVTVTSETEPSVPPDEARSPGEGKNQTT is encoded by the exons ATGGCCAGCCCTGCCAAGTGGGAGCGTCTGAGACCGCTGCGGCCGGACACGCTGCGTGTGAGTGAG cCACCAATGATCAACCTGAATGTGGACAATGACGTACAGTTTGTGAGAA AAACTCTGAAAGTCAAAAAGCCTCGATTTGATGCATCCTTGGTTTATTTGACCCGAAAATTCATGGATCTTGTCAAAACAGCTCCAGATGGTGTCCTTGATTTAAATGAAGTAGCAACAACACTTGGAGTACGAAAACGAAGGGTGTATGACATCACGAATGTGTTGGATGGAATCCACTTAATTCAGAAAAGATCTAAGAATCTTATCCAGTGGGT AGGTTCTAATCTTGACCAAGTTGTTGGAAAAGCACCAGAACAGCAAAACCTTAAAGATGAACTCTCTGACTTGTCAGCAATGGAAGAAGCTCTGGATGAATTAATCAAGGATTGTGCTCATCAGTTATTTGAACTAACAGatgacaaagaaaatgcaaaa CTAGCTTATGTGACGTATCAAGACATCCGTAGCATTCAGGCGTTTCAAGAACAGATTGTGATTGCAATCAAAGCTCCAGAGGAAACCAAATTGGAAATACCAGTTCCTAAAGAA GATTGCATAGAAGTACATGTGAAGAGCACAAAAGGACCCATTGATGTGTATCTGTGTGAGGTGGAAAAAGAGAAGCCAGGTGCTAAAACTTTTGAAGATACAGTTACTGTCACTTCTGAAACTGAGCCATCAGTTCCTCCTGATGAAG cGAGATCTCCAGGcgaaggaaaaaaccaaaccacctgA